GCGCGCTCGCCGCGTGCGGAGCCGTCCAGTGCGGCTTCTGCATCCCCGGCATGGCCATGACCGTCCACGACCTGCTGGAGGGCAACCACGCCCCCAGCGAGCTCCAGACGCGTCAGGCGCTCTGCGGGAACCTCTGCCGCTGTTCCGGCTACCGGGGCGTGCTCGACGCGGTGCGCGACGTCGTGGCCTCCCGTGCCGCGGACGCCGAGACCGCCGCCACGTCTCCCGCCGGAACCCCGGACGCCGTCGAGGCGCGCATCCCGCACCAGGCGCCGCCCGGCGCCGGCGGCGTCCAGGGCCCGCCGCACCAGGGAGACGCGCGGTGAGCCCCGCCGCCCCCTCCCCGTCCGTCCGCACCGGTCTCCGCGCGTCCACCTCGGTGGACGCGCGCCCGGCGCACCGGCGTCACCGCGACGCCACCCCTCAGGTCAACGTCACCGGCACCCCCAGCCGCCGCCGCGGCGGAGCGAACGACAAGGAGGCGGCGTGACCAGCGACGCGGCCACCGCGGCCAACGCGACCAGCACCACCCTGCCCCGGACCGACAGCGCGTCCGGCCCTTCCGGCACCCCCGTCACCGAGGCGCCCGCGCACGGACTCGGCGCCTCGCTGCCGCCCGCCGACGCACGCGCCAAGACCGAGGGCACCTTCCCGTACGCCGCGGACCTCTGGGCCGAGGGGCTGCTCTGGGCGGCCGTGCTCAGATCGCCGCACCCGCACGCCCGGATCGTGTCCGTCGACACCACGGCCGCCGCCGAGATGCCCGGCGTGCGCGCGGTCGTCACCCACCAGGACATCCCCGGCGAGACCCTCTACGGCCGTCAGGTCGTGGACCGCCCGGTCTTCGCCTCCGACCTCGTGCGCCACCACGGCGAGGCCATCGCCGCCGTCGCGGCCGACCACCCGGACACCGCGCGCCTCGCCGCCGCCGCCATCGCCGTCGAGTACGAGGTCCTGGAGCCGGTCACCGACCCGGAGAAGGCGTTCGAGGCCGAACCGCTGCACCCCGACGGCAACCTCGTCCGCCACATCCCGCTCCGCTACGGAGACCCCGACGTCACCGGCGAGATCGTCGTGGACGGCCTCTACCGCATCGGCCGCCAGGATCCGGCGCCCATCGGCGCCGAGGCCGGGCTCGCCGTACCCCGGCCGGACGGCGGCGTCGAGCTGTACACCGCCTCCACCGACCCGCACACCGACCGCGACCTCGCCGCCGCCTGCTTCGGCCTGGAACCCGACCGGGTGCGGGTCGTGGTGACCGGCGTCCCCGGCGCCACCGGCGACCGCGAGGACCCCGGCTTCCAGATCCCGCTCGGCCTGCTGGCCCTGCGCACCGGCTGCCCGGTGAAGCTGGCCGCCACCCGCGAGGAGTCCTTCCTCGGCCACGCCCACCGCCACCCGACGCTGCTGCGCTACCGTCACCACGCGGACGCGGAAGGCCGGTTGGTCAAGGTCGAGGCCCAAATCCTGCTGGACGCCGGGGCGTACGCCGACTCCTCCTCCGACTCCCTCGCCGCGGCGGTCGCGTTCGCCTGCGGCCCGTACGTCGTCCCGCACGCCTTCATCGAGGGCTGGGCCGTCCGCACGAACAACCCGCCCTCCGGACACGTCCGGGGTGAGGGCGCGATGCAGGTGTGCGCCGCGTACGAGGGCCAGATGGACAAGCTGGCGGCCAAGCTGGGCATCGAACCCGCCGAGATCCGGCTCCGCAACGCTCTGTCCACCGGCGACCTCCTGCCGACCGGCCAGACCGTCACCTGCCCCGCCCCGGTCGCCGAACTCCTCGAAGCCGTCAAGGACTTCCCGCTCCCCGTACTGCCGAAGGACACCCCCGAGGACGAGTGGCTGCTGCCCGGCGGCCCGGAGGGCGCCGGTGAGCCCGGAGCCGTACGCCGGGGTGTCGGGTACGCCCTGGGCATGGTCCACATGCTGGGGGCGGAGGGCACCGACGAGGTCTCGACGGCCACCGTGCGCGTCCACGACGGCATCGCCACCGTGCTCTGTGCGGCGGTCGAGACCGGCCAGGGCTTCACCACCCTCGCCCGCCAGATCGTGCAGGAGACCCTCGGCGTCGACGAGGTCCACGTCGGTGCCGTCGACACCGACCAGCCGCCGGCCGGACCGGCCACCCACGGCCGGCACACCTGGGTCTCCGGCGGGGCCGTGGAGCGCGCCGCGAAGATGGTGCGCACCCAGCTGCTCCAGCCGCTGGCCCACAAGTTCGGCATGTCCGTGGAGCTGCTCCAGATCGCCGACGGCAAGATCACCTCGTACGACGGGGTGCTGTCCACCACGGTCGCGGAGGCACTGGACGGCAAGGAACTCTGGGCGACCGCCCAGTGCCGCCCCCACCCCACCGAGCCGCTGGACGAATCCGGTCAGGGCGACGCCTTCGTCGGGCTCGCCTTCTGCGCGGTCCGCGCGGTGGTCGACGTCGACATCGAGCTCGGCTCGGTCCGGGTGGTCGAGATGGCCGTCGCCCAGGACGTCGGCCGGGTCCTCAACCCGGCCCAGCTCGCCGCCCGCATCGAGGCGGGCGTCACCCAGGGCATCGGCGCCGCGCTCACCGAGAACCTCCGCACCGCCAAGGGCCTGGTCCGCCACCCCGACCTCACCGGGTACGCGCTGCCGACGGCCCTGGACGCCCCGGACATCCGCATCGTGAAGCTGGTCGAGGAGCGCGACGTGGTCGCCCCCTTCGGCGCCAAACCCGTCTCGGCGGTCCCCGTGGTCACCTCCCCGGCGGCGGTGGCCGCCGCGGTCCGCGCCGCGACCGGCCGCCCGGTCAACCGGCTCCCGGTCCGCCCCCAGGCGGCGGTTGCGGCGGCCCCGAAGGGCTGAGGCCCGAGCCGTGTCCGGGTTCCGCGCTCCTGTGCGGGGCCCGGAGACGGGGCCGGCGTCCCCGGAACACGCGAAAGCGGCCGTCCCCGCACCATGGGGACGGCCGCCGCCGTGTTTCGTACGGCGCGCGCGCCGCGTTCCTGCTGGAGGCCGTGACCGGATTCGAACCGGTGTAACTCGAGTTGCAGTCGAGCCCCTGAGCCTCTCGGGCACACGGCCGAGGTGTGGTGCCTCGGTGTTGTCATGACCGTACGGCCCGGGGTGGCTCGGCTCAAGGGGTTCGACGGGCCCGCAATGCGACTGCCATACGCCGTTCACAGTCGCCCGCCTGCCCCATCCGGCACCGTCCGGCCCTTTCGGCGCCCCGCACCCGGGAGCCCGGGCTACGGGGGCGCGGTCCCGGCCTGCCGCCCCGGGCGGTGTCCGGCTCGTCGGTCAGCGCGAGCGGCCGTCGAGGTGACCCCGCAGGAAGGCTGCGACGTCGTCCAGCGCCCGCGCGCCTTCGGCGAGGACGGCGGCGAAGCCCTGGAAGACGTGGGGCGCGCCCGGGAACGTCTGCAGGGTGACCGCCACGTCGTCGTCCGCGGCCTTGGCGGCCAGCCGGAGTGCGTCGTCGAGGAGGACCTCGTAGCTTCCGGCCTGGATGAGCAAGGGGGGCAGTCCGCGCAGGTCGGCGAAGAGGGGGCTGGCGAGGGGCGAGCGGGGGTCGGCGCCCTTGAGGTAATGGTCCGCACGGATGGTCAGCGCCTGCCGCGTCAGGGCAGGGTCGAGGGAGGCCTTGGTCCCGTGGCTGCGGCCGGACTGGGTGAGGTCCACCCAGGGGGAGAGAACGGCGGCCGCCGCCGGCTGCGGCAGCCCGGCCTCCTTGACCGCGACCAGCAGGGCCAGGGCGAGTCCTCCGCCGGCGGACTCGCCGCCCACGGCGACCGTCTCGGCCGGCACACCGCCTTCGACCAGCCCGCGGTAGGCGGCCAGAGCGTCGTCGACGGCTGCCGGGAACCGGTTCTCCGGTGCGAGCCGGTAGTCCACCGTGTGGACGGTGGTTCCGGAGCGACGGGCGATGTCGGAGGCCAGGCCGACGCTCGCGGCGGCGGAGCCGAGGGCGTAGCCGCCCCCGTGGAAGAACAGCACCGTCCCCGACGGCTCGCCGTCGCCCGCGGTGACCGTGAGGGCGGGGACACCGCCGAGCTCGGCGGCCGTGGTGCGCACGTCCGCGGGGACCGGGTGGGAGGCGATCATCTCGTCGAAGACGAGCCGCATCGTGTCCGGGTCACCGCCCAGGTCGAGCGGGGAGGTGCGCAGCAGATCGACGACGGCGCCGAGTGGGGACGCGGCCATGGTGGTCCCGCCGGCCGCGCCGCTCGATCCGCCGGTCACTGTGGCGACCCCGCGCCCGTCGTGCCGCGTATCCGTCATCTTCTGCTCCCTGGGTGCGAGTCGTCGCGGCGTTCTGTCGCACACCGCGACGACTTCTCGTCGGTTCCACCCTTCGCCACGCGTGCGTTATTTGTCCAATGAATCATTGGCATACAGAATATGCGTGTGACGCATATCGAGCGAACCGACCTGAACCTGCTCGGTCCCCTGGCGGCTCTGCTGGCGGAGCGGCACGTCTCCCGCGCCGCCGAGCTGGCCGGGACGAGCCAGCCGGCGATGAGCCGGGCCCTGCAACGGCTGCGGGACGCCTTCGGGGACGAACTGCTGGTCCGCACGCCGGGCGGCTACCGGCTCACCCCGCGCGCCGAACGGATCCAACGTCAGCTCGGCGGGGTCATGCCACGACTGGAGACGCTGTTCGCACCGGAGACCTTCGAGCCCGCGGACGCGGCCGAGGCGTTCCGGATCGCCGGGACCGACTACGCCTCGGTCTTCGTCCCCGCGCTCTGCCGACGCGTCTTCCGGGACTCTCCGCACTCCACCCTGGACTTCGGCAGGTGGCACGACGGCGTCTTCGACGACCTCGACCACGGCCTCGTGGACCTGCTCTTCTACGCCACCAGGAAGCCCTCACCCGGCCTGCGCAGCGAGCACCTGTTCGACGACCGGTTCGTGTGCGTCATGGCGCGCGACCACCCACTGGCCCACCGGCCGGGGCTGACCCTGGACGACTACCTCGACTCCCGGCACGTGATCGTCGCCACCGTCGGCGGCCGCCAGACCGCGGTCGACGATCTGCTGGACCAGCTCCGCAGACCGCGCACGGCCGGTCTCTCCGTGCCGTACCACTCCGTGGCGCCCCTGGCCGTCCCGGGCACCCGCCTCGTCGCCACCCTTCCCCGCCGCATCGCCGCCGAGCACGCCTTTGACCCCGCGCTGCGCATCCTGCCCGCGCCGCCGGAGATCCCCCCGCTGCGCTACCACATGAGCTGGCACCCCCGTCTCGACGACGACCCCGCCCAGCGCTGGCTGCGTGACGCGGTCCGCGGGGTCCTCGCGGAGCCGTCCCCGTGAGCCCGCCGCGCCGCCACGGGATCCAGCCCGATCCGAACGAGAGACCTACGACCATCGGACCACCGCACCCCCACCCCGCGACAGGGATCAACCGGGCGTTTGCCCCTTACCCTGGTGCGATGACCGCCCTGGACCCGCGCGACGCCGATGTCGCGCCCGCCGCCCTGCCCGCCGACGACATACCCGCCGACGCCCGGGCCACCGGCGCGCGGACCGAAGGGGCCGGCGAGGCGGGGGAGGCCGGGGACTCCACCGAGGGTGTGCTCGGCCGGACCTACCGCGCCCTGAGCATCGGCATCGTCTCCGTCGTGCTGCTCATCGCCTTCGAGGCGACCGCCGTGGGGACCGCCATGCCGGTGGCCGCACGCGAGCTGCACGGGGTCCCGCTGTACGCCTTCGCCTTCTCCGCGTACTTCACCACCAGCCTCTTCGCCATGGTGTTCTCCGGGCAGTGGGCCGACCGCAGCGGGCCGCTCGGCCCCCTCGCGGCCGGGATCAGCGCCTTCGCCGCCGGGCTGCTGCTCTCCGGCGGCGCGAGCGGGATGTGGATGTTCATCGCGGGCCGGGCCGTCCAGGGGCTCGGCGGGGGACTGGTGATCGTCGCCTTGTACGTCGTCGTCGGCCGCGCCTACCCGGAGCGACTGCGCCCCGCGATCATGGCCGCCTTCGCCGCGAGCTGGGTCATCCCCTCCGTGGTCGGACCGCTCGCCTCCGGCACCGTCACCGAGCACCTCGGCTGGCGCTGGGTCTTCACCGGCATCCCGGTCCTCATCGTCTTCCCGCTGGCGCTCGCACTGCCCGCGATACGCCGCAGGGCCTCGGGCCCGGCGGACGAGGCCGCGGGCGCCAAGCCCTTCGACCGCCGGCGCATCCGGCTCGCCCTGGCCATCTCGGTGGGCGCCGGGCTGCTCCAGTACGCCGGGCAGGAACTGAACTGGTTCGCAGCTCTGCCCGGCCTCGCCGGGGCCGCCCTGCTGGTCCCCGCCGTCCGGGGGCTGCTGCCCACCGGAACCGTCCGTGCCGTGCGCGGGCTGCCCGCCGTCGTGCTGCTGCGTGGGGTCTCGGCCGGGTCCTTCATCGCCGCCGAGTCCTTCGTGCCCCTGATGCTGGTGACCCAGCGCGGGCTGAGCCCGACCATGGCCGGGCTGTCGCTCGCGGCGGGCGGCGGTACCTGGGCGCTGGGATCGTTCATCCAGTCCCGGCCGCGGATGGAGCCGCACCGGGAGCGACTGATGTTCGTCGGCATGCTCATGGTCACCGTGGCGATCCTGACCGCCCCCTCCGTGCTGATCCACTCCGTGCCCGCCTGGACCGTGGCCGCCGCCTGGGCGGTCGGTTGTTTCGGCATGGGCATGGTGATCGCCTCGACCAGTGTGATGATGCTCAAGCTCTCCACCCCGCAGGAGGCGGGCGCCAACTCCGCGGCCCTCCAGATCTCCGACGGCCTCTCCAACGTCCTGCTCCTCGCGATCGGCGGCGCGGCCTTCGCGGCGCTCGGCGGTGGCGCGGTGGGCGCCGTCCACGAGACCGTGCGGGCGGGCGCCTCGGCGGCCCATCCGGGGGCCTTCGCGGCGGTCTTCCTGCCCATGGCGGGAGTCGCCCTGGTGGGGGCCTGGGTGGCGACCCGGGTACGGGCCCCGCACGCCGTCTGAGGGACCCGGCGGGCGCGGGCGCCGGTGTGTGAAGAGGGTCTCAACGGACCCGAACCACGCCTCGTCCGTACGGGGTTCCGTCCGGCTCCCCGGTAAGGTGGCCCGGTTGTCGTATCGCGTACCGGGTGCCCCGGGCGGTACCGGCAGCACCCCACGTACCCGAGAGACCCGAACCGGAGACCGTGACTACTACCGCCTCCCACCACCTCTCACCCGCCTTTCCCGGCCGCGCCCCCTGGGGCACGGCGGGCAAGCTGCGAGCCTGGCAGCAGGGCGCCATGGAGAGGTACGTCCAGGAGCAGCCGCGCGACTTCCTCGCGGTCGCCACCCCCGGCGCCGGAAAGACCACCTTCGCGCTGACGCTCGCCTCGTGGCTGCTGCACCACCACGTCGTCCAGCAGATCACCGTCGTCGCGCCGACCGAGCACCTCAAGAAGCAGTGGGCGGAGGCAGCAGCCCGGATAGGCATCAAGCTCGACCCCGAGTACAGCGCCGGGCCGGTGAGCAAGGAGTACCACGGCGTCGCCGTGACCTACGCCGGTGTCGGCGTGCGCCCGATGCTGCACCGCAACCGGTGCGAGCAGCGCAAGACCCTCGTGATCCTCGACGAGATCCACCACGCCGGTGACTCGAAGTCCTGGGGCGAGGCCTGCCAGGAGGCGTTCGATCCCGCCACCCGCCGACTCGCGCTGACCGGCACCCCGTTCCGCTCCGACACCAACCCGATCCCCTTCGTGACGTACGAGGAGGGCAACGACGGCATCCGGCGCTCCTCCGCCGACTACACGTACGGCTACGGCAACGCCCTCGCCGACGGCGTCGTCCGACCGGTGATCTTCCTCAGCTACAGCGGCAACATGCGCTGGCGCACCAAGGCCGGCGACGAGATCGCCGCCCGCCTCGGCGAGCCGATGACCAAGGACGCCATCGGGCAGGCCTGGCGTACCGCCCTGTCGCCCACCGGCGACTGGATCCCCAACGTGCTCACCGCCGCCGACAAGCGGCTCACCGAGGTCCGCAAGGGCATCCCGGACGCCGGCGGACTGGTCATCGCCACCGACCAGGAGTCGGCCCGCGCCTACGCGAAGATCCTCAAGTCCGTCACCGGCGAGAAGCCGACCGTGGTCCTCTCCGACGAGAAAGCCGCGTCCAAGAACATCGACAAGTTCAGCGCGGACGACTCGCGCTGGATGGTCGCCGTCCGGATGGTGTCCGAGGGCGTCGACGTACCCCGGCTCGCGGTCGGCGTGTACGCGACGACGATCTCGACCCCGCTCTTCTTCGCCCAGGCCGTCGGCCGTTTCGTACGCTCCCGCAGGCGCGGCGAGACCGCCTCCGTCTTCGTCCCCACCATCCCGATGCTGCTCGACTTCGCCAACGAGATGGAGGTCGAACGCGACCACGTCCTCGACAAGCCGAAGAAGGGCAGCGACGAGGAGAACCCCTTCGCGGAGGAGGACAAGCTCCTCGCCGACGCCGAACGGCTGGAGGACGAGGAGACCGAGGACCAGCTGCCCTTCGAGGCGCTGGAGTCCGACGCGGTCTTCGACCGGGTGCTGTACGACGGCGCCGAGTTCGGCATGCAGGCCCACCCGGGCAGCGAGGAGGAGCAGGACTACCTCGGCATCCCCGGCCTGCTGGAGCCCGACCAGGTGCAGCTGCTGCTCCAGAAGCGGCAGACCCGGCAGATCGCGCACAGCCGGACGAAGCCCGCCGCCGAGGCCGACCTCCTGGAGAAGCCGGCCGAAGCCCGCCCGGTGGTCACCCACAAGCAACTGCTGAGCCTGCGCAAGCAGCTCAACACCATGGTGTCGGCCTACACCCACCAGAGCGGCAAACCGCACGGCGTGCTCCACAACGAGCTCCGCCGGGTCTGCGGCGGACCGCCGAGCGCCGAGGCGACGGCGGGCCAGATCCAGGACCGGATCAAGAAGGTCCAGGAGTGGGCCACCCGCATGACGTGAGGCTCCTCGCGGTCCTCGCGTGACCGCAGTGCGCGCGGCCCGGTACCTGCGGAATCCTCCGTCGGTACCGGGCCGCTGTCAGGCGGTCCGCCTCAGGGAGACACCTTGTGCCCTTCGGGCACCTCGGCGGGCAGCTTCGCCTCCGCCGCGCATCCCAGCTCCTCGGCGAGGCCGCGGGCCACGGCGTTGAGCACGGTCATCCGGTCTTCGGCCGTGCCGCCGGGGTCGGCCATCCCCTCGTCGAGATACATCTCGGCCTTGACGAATCCTCCGGCTTTCTGGGACTTCGCCGAGGGACACGCGAAGTACAGCAGGGCGCCTTCGTTCTTGCCGACGGCGGCGTAGGACCCCAGGGGATAGATGATCCTGTCGAGGTCGTCCCCGGATCCCGCAGGCTTCGCGGGGTCGGGAGAGGCGGCGATCGCGACGAAGCCGATGTCGATCAGCGGGAGATCGGAATCGCTGTCCCCCAGGTAGATCCTGCAGTCGACACCCCGGGCTCCCTCGCGGAGCTTCTCAGCGGTCTCCTTCACGGAGAACTTGTACGGGTCTCCGCTCTCGGCGGACCCCTCCGACTCCCAGTACTCGTCCGTGCCGCCGAGCTTTTGCAGGGCGGCCCCGCCTGCCCTCTTCAGAGTGCCGTCGCAGATCTGCGACGCAGGCCGCACATCGGGCTTGTTCGCAGATCCGCCGTCGCCGTCGCCGCACGCGGTGAGGCCGGCGACGAGCAGAACCCCGTACACGGCCCAGTGGCCCTTTTTCCTCATGACGTTCCTGTTCTGCGAGTCGGTGCTCTCCATCGGGCGTTCAGTCCTTGTACGGGGCACGCCCACGCTGGTCGTCATGGCCCGAACCGGTGTTGTAGGCGTTGTTGATCTCCTGGGTCCAGTTTCTGTCGTCGCTCTCCGCTGCCGCACCGGGGTTGCTGTCCAGGTAGGTCTGATACGCCTGCCCGAGCTGTTCGGTGCCGGCGGTGTACACGTCGTGGCTCGTCATCTGCGCCTTCTGCGTCGGGTCGTCCTCGGCGCCGTCGATGCCCTTGTCGACCTCGTGGCCGATGAAGGTGTTGACCGCCTCGCCGATGGTGTCCGCCGCCAGCGGCGCCACCACGAGGGCCACCGCGGTGGAGCCGGGCAGCGGAATCGCGGCGATTCCGCCCGCCACGACCGCTCCGGCGCCGAGCTTGACCCAGTCGCCCGACCGGCCGAGCGATTTGTTGGCCTCCTCGGAGTCGGCCGTGTAGGTCGTCTCCGCCTGCTGCACGCGCGCGTGGTCCAGGATGCCGCGCGCTTCCGCCCCGGTCGTCATCGCGTCGTGCGCCTTGTCGAAGTTCCCGTCGACCGATGCCGGATACGCGTCCAGCGCGCTGAGCGTGTAAATGTGCTGGGCCGCCGTCACCGTCTTGTACGAGGTCTCGTCCTGCCCCAGTACGCTCAGGAAGTTGATGGCGCCGTCGTTGGTGAAGTTGGCCCGGCCCGCGTACTTGGGCGGGAAAACCTCGTCGTCCATGCCCGTCTCGCCGATCCCCGACAGGCTGTAGTCGATGTCGTCGATGTACGCCGCCCCCATCTTGCCCAGGCTGTCCGCCAGTTCGGGTTGGTCGTGCAGCATCTTCGGGCCGTCCTCGCTGCCGTACAGGTACGCCACCTGTTCCATCACCCCGGCCGTCAGGGCCGTGCGGTGGTCCAGGCTGCCGGGGATCAGCGGGTCCTTGGCGGCCATCGGGTCGGCGTCGTACGCCCAGCCGGTGGTGGCGGCCTCCAGTGCGTGGCCGAGGGCGTCGTGACCGGCGACGACCTTGTCGTCACCGCCCATCATGTAGGCGTCCGAGAGCCAGATCCGGTCCTTGGTGAGGTACTTGAGGTGGTCGTTCACCTCGGAGTCCTTGTCGACGCTCGCCCCCGTGCCGTCGGGCTGCGCGAAGAACTGGGCGGAGGCGTCCGGGTTGTGCCCGAGGGCTTCCATGAAGCCCGTCATGGGGTCACGGCCGCGGTCGTTCTTGTCGTAGAAGTTGAGGTCGCCCTGGTTCCAGTTGTTGATCCAGGGGTTCATGTCCTTGACGTTGCGTTCCTTGTCGTACTCCACGAGCTTGTCGCCGTAGTCGTTGAGGAACTGGTCGTCGTAGTCGCCGAAACGCATGAGGTTGCTCATGACGCCGAAGCCGGTCGGGTCGTTGGCGTCGTCGATGCCCAGGTGGTCCGGGCCCAGCTTCACCATCGTGTCCTCCCACTCCTCCATCTCCTTGCTGTCGGAGAGGGTGGCGGTGCCGAGGGTGATGCCGAGGTTCTTCTGGAGGAGCTTCGCCTGCTCCAGGCGCTTGGGGTCGGTGCCGTACCCCTGGTAGGGGTCGGCGATGCCCGCGTAGAACTCCAGGGTCTTCTTCGGGCCGACGTCGGTGGCGAACTTCTCCGCGAAGAGCGGGTCGTTCTTGTATTTGGCCAAACCCTCGTTGAGGCTGTTCAGCTCGGTCAGCGTGACCTTGTGCGGGTCCTTGGCGAGGATCTTGGAGAGCCTGTCGGCCTCGGCGATCGCGTTGGCCGCGGAGTCGCGGTCGGCGTAGCTCGCGCCCGAGAAGCCGTACGTGGCCTGGTCGACGATGAGCGTCAGCGCCTCGGCCGCGGAGGTGTCGCTCTCCGTCGCCTTGCGCAGGATGTCCTGGACCTGGTCGCGGAGGTGGTCGACGTCCGCCTGGCTGTGCTCGGGGACCGTGGTGCCCTTCGCCGCGCGGTCCGGGTGGATGTTCATCGTCACCGAGAAGGAGTGTTCGCCGGTCTCCACGACCGTCAGGTTCTTCTTCGCGCCCTCGTGGATCACGTCGTTGAGCTGGTCCCGGTACCCCACCAGCTCGCCGCGGGTGTCGGCGAGGATCTTGGAGATGGTCTGCGCCTGCGTGTGGGCGTCACCGAACTCGCCCGCCGTCTTGTCGATGAACTCCCGGCTGACCGTGGCGTTCTCGCCCGCCCAGTCGGCCTTGGCGGCCTTGGCCTGGAGGTTGTCCCGGGCGTCCGACTTGAGCGTGGCGAGGTTCTTCGCCATCTGCTCCCAGTCGGTTATCGCCGCGTCGAGCTGGGAGAAGTTTCCGAAGCGGAGCGCGTCGAGGTCCATCAGCGGGCCTTCCTCTCGTCGAATCCGTCGTCGAGGGTGCTGATGCTGCTGAGGGTGCCCGCGATGTACACCTCGTCGCCGGCGTGCGCGCCCTTCGTGTAGTCCAGGTGGTTCGATATGTGGGCCGTCGCGTCGAGCAGGCTCTGGACCTGGTCGACCCA
The DNA window shown above is from Streptomyces sp. NBC_00247 and carries:
- a CDS encoding LysR family transcriptional regulator — translated: MTHIERTDLNLLGPLAALLAERHVSRAAELAGTSQPAMSRALQRLRDAFGDELLVRTPGGYRLTPRAERIQRQLGGVMPRLETLFAPETFEPADAAEAFRIAGTDYASVFVPALCRRVFRDSPHSTLDFGRWHDGVFDDLDHGLVDLLFYATRKPSPGLRSEHLFDDRFVCVMARDHPLAHRPGLTLDDYLDSRHVIVATVGGRQTAVDDLLDQLRRPRTAGLSVPYHSVAPLAVPGTRLVATLPRRIAAEHAFDPALRILPAPPEIPPLRYHMSWHPRLDDDPAQRWLRDAVRGVLAEPSP
- a CDS encoding MFS transporter, which gives rise to MTALDPRDADVAPAALPADDIPADARATGARTEGAGEAGEAGDSTEGVLGRTYRALSIGIVSVVLLIAFEATAVGTAMPVAARELHGVPLYAFAFSAYFTTSLFAMVFSGQWADRSGPLGPLAAGISAFAAGLLLSGGASGMWMFIAGRAVQGLGGGLVIVALYVVVGRAYPERLRPAIMAAFAASWVIPSVVGPLASGTVTEHLGWRWVFTGIPVLIVFPLALALPAIRRRASGPADEAAGAKPFDRRRIRLALAISVGAGLLQYAGQELNWFAALPGLAGAALLVPAVRGLLPTGTVRAVRGLPAVVLLRGVSAGSFIAAESFVPLMLVTQRGLSPTMAGLSLAAGGGTWALGSFIQSRPRMEPHRERLMFVGMLMVTVAILTAPSVLIHSVPAWTVAAAWAVGCFGMGMVIASTSVMMLKLSTPQEAGANSAALQISDGLSNVLLLAIGGAAFAALGGGAVGAVHETVRAGASAAHPGAFAAVFLPMAGVALVGAWVATRVRAPHAV
- a CDS encoding alpha/beta hydrolase, with protein sequence MTDTRHDGRGVATVTGGSSGAAGGTTMAASPLGAVVDLLRTSPLDLGGDPDTMRLVFDEMIASHPVPADVRTTAAELGGVPALTVTAGDGEPSGTVLFFHGGGYALGSAAASVGLASDIARRSGTTVHTVDYRLAPENRFPAAVDDALAAYRGLVEGGVPAETVAVGGESAGGGLALALLVAVKEAGLPQPAAAAVLSPWVDLTQSGRSHGTKASLDPALTRQALTIRADHYLKGADPRSPLASPLFADLRGLPPLLIQAGSYEVLLDDALRLAAKAADDDVAVTLQTFPGAPHVFQGFAAVLAEGARALDDVAAFLRGHLDGRSR
- a CDS encoding DEAD/DEAH box helicase yields the protein MTTTASHHLSPAFPGRAPWGTAGKLRAWQQGAMERYVQEQPRDFLAVATPGAGKTTFALTLASWLLHHHVVQQITVVAPTEHLKKQWAEAAARIGIKLDPEYSAGPVSKEYHGVAVTYAGVGVRPMLHRNRCEQRKTLVILDEIHHAGDSKSWGEACQEAFDPATRRLALTGTPFRSDTNPIPFVTYEEGNDGIRRSSADYTYGYGNALADGVVRPVIFLSYSGNMRWRTKAGDEIAARLGEPMTKDAIGQAWRTALSPTGDWIPNVLTAADKRLTEVRKGIPDAGGLVIATDQESARAYAKILKSVTGEKPTVVLSDEKAASKNIDKFSADDSRWMVAVRMVSEGVDVPRLAVGVYATTISTPLFFAQAVGRFVRSRRRGETASVFVPTIPMLLDFANEMEVERDHVLDKPKKGSDEENPFAEEDKLLADAERLEDEETEDQLPFEALESDAVFDRVLYDGAEFGMQAHPGSEEEQDYLGIPGLLEPDQVQLLLQKRQTRQIAHSRTKPAAEADLLEKPAEARPVVTHKQLLSLRKQLNTMVSAYTHQSGKPHGVLHNELRRVCGGPPSAEATAGQIQDRIKKVQEWATRMT
- a CDS encoding xanthine dehydrogenase family protein molybdopterin-binding subunit; translation: MTSDAATAANATSTTLPRTDSASGPSGTPVTEAPAHGLGASLPPADARAKTEGTFPYAADLWAEGLLWAAVLRSPHPHARIVSVDTTAAAEMPGVRAVVTHQDIPGETLYGRQVVDRPVFASDLVRHHGEAIAAVAADHPDTARLAAAAIAVEYEVLEPVTDPEKAFEAEPLHPDGNLVRHIPLRYGDPDVTGEIVVDGLYRIGRQDPAPIGAEAGLAVPRPDGGVELYTASTDPHTDRDLAAACFGLEPDRVRVVVTGVPGATGDREDPGFQIPLGLLALRTGCPVKLAATREESFLGHAHRHPTLLRYRHHADAEGRLVKVEAQILLDAGAYADSSSDSLAAAVAFACGPYVVPHAFIEGWAVRTNNPPSGHVRGEGAMQVCAAYEGQMDKLAAKLGIEPAEIRLRNALSTGDLLPTGQTVTCPAPVAELLEAVKDFPLPVLPKDTPEDEWLLPGGPEGAGEPGAVRRGVGYALGMVHMLGAEGTDEVSTATVRVHDGIATVLCAAVETGQGFTTLARQIVQETLGVDEVHVGAVDTDQPPAGPATHGRHTWVSGGAVERAAKMVRTQLLQPLAHKFGMSVELLQIADGKITSYDGVLSTTVAEALDGKELWATAQCRPHPTEPLDESGQGDAFVGLAFCAVRAVVDVDIELGSVRVVEMAVAQDVGRVLNPAQLAARIEAGVTQGIGAALTENLRTAKGLVRHPDLTGYALPTALDAPDIRIVKLVEERDVVAPFGAKPVSAVPVVTSPAAVAAAVRAATGRPVNRLPVRPQAAVAAAPKG